The DNA region CTGCCAACGGAAGCTACATTGAAAACGGCAAATGGGTTGAAACAAAACCGATGGAGATCAAGAGAGTATATAACTTCGACGAAGTTGGAGAAAAGGATATGTACCTTCTTCACCACGAAGAACTTGAATCACTTGCTCTCAACATCAAAGGCATAAAGAGGATCAGATTCTTCATGACATTCGGCCAGAGTTACCTTACACACCTTAAGTGTCTTGAAAACGTCGGCATGACATCTATCGAACCAATCATGTACGAAGGAAAGGAAATAGTTCCTCTCCAGTTCCTTAAGGCTGTTCTTCCTGACCCTGCATCCCTCGGTCCGAGAACAAAGGGCAAGACAAACATCGGCTGTATCTGCCACGGCGTAAAGGACGGCAAGGAAGTTCACTACTACGTATACAATGTCTGCGACCACCAGGAATGCTACAAGGAAGTAGGCTCACAGGCTATCTCATACACAACCGGTGTACCTGCTATGATCGGTGCCATGATGGTAATGACAGGCAAGTGGAAGAAGCCGGGCGTTCACAACATCGAAGAATTCGATCCGGATCCGTTCATGGATGCACTCAACAAGTGGGGTCTCCCTTGGAAGGAGAACTTTAACCCGGTTCCAGTAGATGACAGTCATGTTGAAGCCTGAATTTGATCCGTATAAGGTCGTTACTCCGTCATACATCATAGACGAGAAGGCACTTATACACAATCTTGAAATATTAAACGGCGTGGAAAAACGCACGGGCTGCAAGATACTTCTTGCTCAGAAGGCGTTTTCCTGCTATCATCTCTATCCGCTTATAGCAGAATATATCAGCGGTACAGCATGCAGCGGTCTTTACGAAGCACGTCTCGGTCATGAATGCATGGGTAAGATAAACCATGTGTTCTGTGCCGGATACCGTGAAAACGAAATAGATGAGATCACAGATTACTGTGACCATATAATATTCAATTCATTTTCACAGCTCGACCGTTACAGGGACAGAGTCCTTGCAAAAGGAAAAAAGATCGGTCTCCGCATCAATCCTGAGTTCTCCACACAGGAAGGTCACGAAATCTACGATCCCTGCTCCCCTGTTTCCCGCCTCGGCATCACTTTAAAGAACTTCAGAGAAGGCGATCTTGAAGGTGTTACAGGACTTCATTTTCACACGCTGTGCGAACAGAATTCCGACGATCTTGAAAAGACACTCGACGCCTTTGAAGAAAAGTTTGGAAAATATTTAAGCAGAATGGAATGGATCAACTTCGGCGGCGGTCATCACATTACCCGTGACGACTATGACATCCCGCTTCTTGAAAAGTGCATAAAACGCATGCAGGACAGATACGG from Ruminococcus sp. HUN007 includes:
- the nspC gene encoding carboxynorspermidine decarboxylase, whose translation is MLKPEFDPYKVVTPSYIIDEKALIHNLEILNGVEKRTGCKILLAQKAFSCYHLYPLIAEYISGTACSGLYEARLGHECMGKINHVFCAGYRENEIDEITDYCDHIIFNSFSQLDRYRDRVLAKGKKIGLRINPEFSTQEGHEIYDPCSPVSRLGITLKNFREGDLEGVTGLHFHTLCEQNSDDLEKTLDAFEEKFGKYLSRMEWINFGGGHHITRDDYDIPLLEKCIKRMQDRYGLEVFLEPGEAIALNAGYLVTEVLDIIEKDDMNIAILDTSAACHMPDVLEMPYRPPLLDSGKAGEKKYTYRLGSQTCLSGDHIGEYSFDEELKIGSRLVFADMAIYTMVKNNTFNGMGLPSILLCRKDGTIETLKSFGYEDFKMRL
- a CDS encoding saccharopine dehydrogenase family protein; protein product: MGRALIIGAGGVASVVVHKCCQNSEVFEEICIASRTKSKCDALKAKLDGGKTKITTAQVNADNVDELVALMKSYKPDICINVALPYQDLTIMDACLECKVDYVDTANYEPLDTAKFEYKWQWEYRERYEKAGITALLGSGFDPGVTGVFSAYALKHYFDEIHYIDILDCNGGDHGYPFATNFNPEINIREVSANGSYIENGKWVETKPMEIKRVYNFDEVGEKDMYLLHHEELESLALNIKGIKRIRFFMTFGQSYLTHLKCLENVGMTSIEPIMYEGKEIVPLQFLKAVLPDPASLGPRTKGKTNIGCICHGVKDGKEVHYYVYNVCDHQECYKEVGSQAISYTTGVPAMIGAMMVMTGKWKKPGVHNIEEFDPDPFMDALNKWGLPWKENFNPVPVDDSHVEA